A region from the Leptospirillum ferriphilum ML-04 genome encodes:
- a CDS encoding type II secretion system protein GspD, producing MHRLLVFLAVVLFLSAGDRSTVRAAQTETPLPTTLPAPLTPQTVSLNFRNVDISVMVKFMSDLLEKNIVMDERVKGKVTILSPRPVTIPEAFRVFVQALRMKGFETVEKKGMIFIVPQNQAPMDRELFLYNLENTSAKSVAKTVNSILSKGFTPQPVGSIRQGGLEAPVQIVPDIPSNSLLVSATVNDYSIIKGLLRSLDRQPGEVYVKASLIEISTDKLNNIQVNLLGAVATGSNGAGVLGGTNYGMVGDVVNGATGADATTSTTGAPVATGAAGAAQSLTGLTGLIAGVLTGGSFNYGGVNYPSIGTLLNALQTDSDVKTLSTPEILATDSQKAKITVGEDVPFITGQSQTVGGNVMTMIQRQNVGITLDITPHILAHDRVRLNLKQTITALTNASQLIGTMAVGPTTTKRSTKTILTVRSGQTVVIGGLISSEKSLNKSTIPWLGEIPVLGYLFSSTQNEKKRDDLLIFLTPYIIKNAYSFAQVKHDAPAELKEAARKDGLIQTLILPKKTSSRSAGFYLGTVNLPGDPGSPE from the coding sequence ATGCACCGGCTCCTCGTCTTTTTGGCCGTTGTCCTGTTCCTGTCCGCGGGAGACAGAAGCACCGTTCGGGCCGCCCAGACAGAAACACCCCTTCCGACAACTCTTCCGGCTCCCCTGACCCCCCAGACAGTCTCCCTGAACTTCCGGAACGTGGATATTTCCGTCATGGTCAAGTTCATGAGCGACCTTCTGGAAAAAAACATCGTCATGGACGAACGCGTCAAGGGAAAGGTCACGATTCTCTCTCCCCGTCCGGTGACGATTCCCGAGGCATTCCGGGTCTTTGTGCAGGCACTCCGGATGAAGGGGTTTGAAACGGTCGAGAAAAAAGGGATGATCTTTATCGTTCCCCAGAACCAGGCGCCGATGGACCGGGAGCTTTTTCTCTACAATCTCGAAAATACCAGTGCAAAATCCGTGGCCAAGACCGTCAACAGCATCCTGTCCAAGGGATTCACACCCCAGCCTGTCGGATCCATTCGCCAGGGTGGTCTTGAAGCTCCGGTCCAGATTGTTCCGGACATTCCCTCGAACAGTCTTCTGGTGTCGGCGACGGTCAATGACTATTCCATTATCAAGGGCCTTCTCCGGAGTCTCGACAGACAGCCGGGAGAGGTTTACGTCAAGGCTTCGCTGATCGAAATCTCCACGGACAAGCTGAATAATATCCAGGTCAATCTCCTGGGGGCGGTGGCAACAGGCTCCAACGGTGCAGGTGTTTTGGGCGGAACAAACTATGGCATGGTCGGGGACGTGGTCAACGGGGCAACAGGAGCCGACGCAACCACCTCCACCACGGGCGCACCCGTGGCGACCGGAGCCGCCGGAGCCGCACAATCCCTGACCGGACTGACAGGTTTGATTGCCGGGGTCCTGACGGGAGGCTCCTTTAATTACGGAGGCGTCAACTATCCCAGCATCGGAACACTCCTGAACGCCCTGCAGACGGATTCCGATGTCAAAACGCTCTCGACCCCCGAAATTCTTGCGACCGACTCCCAGAAAGCGAAGATCACCGTCGGCGAAGACGTTCCCTTCATCACCGGGCAGAGCCAGACGGTCGGCGGAAACGTGATGACGATGATTCAGAGGCAGAATGTGGGCATCACCCTGGACATCACCCCTCACATTCTTGCCCACGACCGGGTTCGCCTGAACCTGAAACAAACCATCACGGCGCTCACGAATGCCTCCCAGCTGATCGGCACCATGGCCGTGGGCCCTACCACCACAAAGCGTTCGACAAAGACCATCCTGACCGTCCGATCCGGTCAGACAGTGGTTATCGGCGGTCTGATCAGCTCCGAGAAATCCCTGAACAAATCAACAATCCCTTGGCTTGGCGAAATTCCCGTGCTCGGCTACCTTTTTTCCAGTACCCAAAACGAGAAAAAACGGGACGATCTCCTCATCTTCCTGACGCCATACATCATCAAGAACGCCTATTCCTTTGCACAGGTCAAGCACGATGCGCCGGCGGAACTGAAAGAGGCGGCCCGCAAGGACGGACTCATCCAGACCCTGATTCTTCCGAAAAAAACATCTTCCCGATCTGCCGGTTTCTATCTGGGAACGGTGAATCTTCCGGGAGACCCCGGATCTCCGGAGTAA